From one Methylomonas paludis genomic stretch:
- the tuf gene encoding elongation factor Tu, protein MAKEKFERKKPHVNVGTIGHVDHGKTTLTAALTKVMAELQGGEVKAFDQIDNAPEERARGITISTSHVEYESAKRHYAHVDCPGHADYVKNMITGAAQMDGAILVCSAADGPMPQTREHILLSRQVGVPYIVVFLNKADMVDDAELIELVEMEIRELLNQYEFPGDDTPIIVGSALKALEGDTSEIGVPSVVRLVEALDSYIPEPERAIDGKFLMPIEDVFSISGRGTVVTGRVERGIIKVGEEVEIVGIKPTVKTTCTGVEMFRKLLDQGQAGDNVGVLLRGTKRDDVERGQVLAHVNSIKPHAHFNAEIYVLSKEEGGRHTPFFNGYRPQFYFRTTDVTGAVDLPEGVEMVMPGDNISVIVKLISPIAMEDGLRFAIREGGRTVGAGVVASIIE, encoded by the coding sequence ATGGCAAAAGAAAAATTTGAAAGAAAAAAACCGCACGTTAACGTAGGAACCATTGGTCACGTTGACCACGGTAAGACCACATTAACAGCGGCATTGACCAAAGTAATGGCCGAGCTGCAAGGCGGCGAAGTAAAAGCTTTCGATCAAATCGACAATGCGCCAGAAGAGCGTGCGCGCGGTATTACTATTTCGACCTCGCACGTAGAATACGAATCAGCCAAACGCCACTACGCTCACGTAGACTGCCCAGGCCATGCTGACTATGTTAAAAACATGATCACTGGTGCGGCGCAAATGGATGGTGCGATTCTGGTTTGCTCTGCAGCGGATGGCCCAATGCCACAAACCCGTGAGCATATCCTGTTGTCAAGACAGGTTGGCGTACCTTATATCGTGGTATTCCTGAACAAAGCCGACATGGTCGACGATGCTGAATTGATCGAACTGGTTGAAATGGAAATTCGCGAACTGTTAAACCAATACGAATTCCCAGGCGACGACACCCCGATCATCGTGGGTTCAGCCCTGAAAGCCCTGGAAGGCGACACCAGTGAAATCGGCGTACCTTCAGTGGTCAGACTGGTAGAAGCATTAGACAGCTATATTCCAGAGCCAGAGCGGGCAATCGACGGTAAATTCCTGATGCCTATCGAAGACGTTTTCTCCATTTCCGGTCGTGGTACTGTCGTAACCGGACGTGTTGAGCGTGGCATTATTAAAGTAGGTGAAGAGGTCGAAATCGTTGGCATTAAACCAACCGTTAAAACCACTTGCACCGGTGTGGAAATGTTCCGCAAACTGCTGGATCAAGGTCAGGCAGGCGATAACGTAGGTGTACTGTTACGCGGCACCAAACGTGATGACGTTGAACGTGGTCAAGTATTGGCTCACGTTAACAGCATCAAACCACACGCACATTTCAATGCCGAAATTTACGTATTATCCAAAGAAGAGGGTGGTCGTCATACGCCATTCTTCAACGGCTACCGTCCACAGTTCTACTTTAGAACGACCGACGTAACCGGAGCTGTGGATTTGCCCGAAGGTGTGGAAATGGTTATGCCTGGCGATAATATCTCGGTAATCGTCAAACTGATTTCTCCCATTGCGATGGAAGATGGTTTGCGTTTTGCCATCCGTGAAGGTGGCCGTACTGTCGGCGCCGGTGTTGTTGCTTCAATCATAGAGTAA